The following proteins are co-located in the Prionailurus viverrinus isolate Anna chromosome A1, UM_Priviv_1.0, whole genome shotgun sequence genome:
- the LOC125167086 gene encoding protocadherin gamma-A9-like → MQVKASDSGNPLLTNNMSLNLFVLDQKDNAPEILDPTLPADMFHHHGTGTLLHRTWLPGDQGGYRQRLVSEHQAYHLFKASEPGLFMVGLHTGKVCTAWVLLHRDWLKQSLVMVVQDQGQPPLSATFTLTEALAHSIPGGLADLNSLEVLTYPEISDLTLYLVVTVAAVSCIFLTFVIVCSGCGIGTSQICCRLQGLDWLCLLLCGRG, encoded by the coding sequence ATGCAAGTGAAGGCAAGTGACAGTGGGAACCCCCTACTCACCAACAACATGTCACTGAACTTGTTTGTGCTGGACCAGAAGGACAATGCACCAGAAATCCTGGACCCTACTCTCCCCGCTGACATGTTCCACCATCATGGAACTGGTACCCTGCTCCACAGAACCTGGCTACCTGGTGACCAAGGTGGCTATAGACAGAGACTTGTGTCAGAACACCAGGCCTACCACCTGTTCAAGGCCAGTGAGCCAGGGCTCTTCATGGTAGGACTCCACACAGGAAAGGTGTGCACTGCATGGGTCCTGCTGCACAGAGACTGGCTCAAGCAGAGCCTGGTGATGGTGGTCCAGGACCAAGGCCAGCCCCCTCTCTCGGCCACTTTCACCCTCACTGAAGCCTTGGCCCACAGCATCCCAGGTGGCCTGGCTGACCTCAACAGTCTGGAGGTCCTCACCTACCCAGAGATCTCAGACCTCACATTATACTTGGTGGTGACAGTGGCTGCAGTGTCCTGTATCTTCCTCACCTTTGTCATTGTGTGCTCAGGTTGTGGCATTGGCACATCTCAAATCTGCTGCAGGCTGCAGGGCTTGGATTGGCTGTGCCTACTTCTTTGTGGGCGTGGATAG